The Pseudoalteromonas sp. N1230-9 genome segment ATCAAGAAGGTATTGATTTAGATTCAGTTGAGTGGGCGCATCACTAATTAGTGATGAACCGCCGCTAGCAGGTAGTGAGGATAGTATTATGGCTTATAGTGATAAAGTAATCGATCATGTTGAAAATCCGCGTAACGTGGGTGTATTAGACAAAAATGATCCGTCAGTAGCAACAGGCATGGTGGGTGCACCAGCGTGTGGTGACGTAATGAAATTGCAAATCAAGGTATCACCAGAAGGTGTTATTGAAGATGCAAAATTTAAAACATATGGTTGTGGTAGTGCAATCGCTTCTTCTTCACTTGTAACTGAGTGGGTAAAAGGCAAAACCTTAGACGAAGCGGCAACAATCAAAAACACTGATATCAGTGCTGAGCTTGAGTTACCGCCAGTGAAAATTCACTGTTCGATTTTAGCGGAAGACGCAATTCAAGCAGCAATTGCTGACTACAAAAGCAAACAAGCGAAGTAAGAGATAATTTCATGGCAGTGACATTGACAGATGCGGCAGCAAACCGCGTAGAATCATTTTTAGCAAATCGCGGCAAAGGCATTGGCCTACGCGTTGGCATTAAAACGACGGGCTGTTCAGGTCTTGCTTATGTTCTTGAGTTTGTTGACGACTTAGCAGAAGGCGACGAAATTTTTGAAAGCCGTGGTGTAAAAGTAATCGTTGATGCGAAAAGCTTAGTGTACATTGATGGCACTGAACTTGATTACACCAAAGAAGGTTTGAATGAAGGGTTTAAGTTTAATAACCCGAATCAAGCTGATGAGTGTGGATGTGGCGAAAGCTTCACGGTTTAAGCTCAAAAAATTTTCCTCGCTTGAAGCCCTGCCTATGTAGGGCTTTGTTATTTCCTGTTCACCTAGTTGGATAATGTAATGCGTTACTTTGAATTATTTGCAATTCCAGTTGATTACAATATTGATTTAGCGACGATAAATAAACACTACCTTGAGCTGCAACGTGCAGTTCACCCTGATCGCCATGCCAGTTCAAGCAGCCGCGATAAGTTACTTGCTGTGCAAAATGCAGCTGAAATCAATGATGCGTTACAAACTTTAAAACACCCCGTGAAGCGTGCAGAGTACATGTTGAGTGAGCTAGGTGTCGATATTCGTGCTGAACAGCAAACCTTACAAGACCCACATTTCTTAATGCAGCAAATGGAACTTCGCGAAGAACTCGAAGAGCTTGAAAATGCCGCAGATCCTGATGCAGCCATCGCGCAGTTTGAAACGCAAATTAGGCAGTTAGACAAGCAATATAGTCGTGAACTTGCTGAGCAATTAGCCAGCAATGATGAACAACAATGGCAAGCAGCTGCGGATAATATTCGTAAATTAAAGTTCGTTTATAAATTGCAAGATGAACTTGAGCGCATTGAAGACAGTTTATTTGATGATTAATTATTAGTTGTATAAAGCAGCTATTTAAGAGTTTAAAAAGAGCATTATGGCATTATTGCAAATTGCTGAGCCGGGGCAGAGCGCGGCACCACACGAGCACAAATTAGCAGTCGGTATTGACCTTGGTACGACTAACTCGTTAGTTGCTACAGTGCAAAGCGGCGAAGCCCGCACACTGACTGATTTAGCAGGCAATGCGATGCTACCATCGGTTGTGCAATACCAAGCAGATAGCATCGTGGTGGGTGAACGAGCGGCGGCAGCTGCCACTCAAGACCCTGCTAATACTTTGATCTCAGTGAAGCGTTTCTTAGGTAAAACGCAGGCTGAAATCGAAAAAAGCTATGGTCAATTGCCGTATCAATTTTGTGAGCATGATGGCTCGTTAGCAATCAGCACCGTTGCGGGCGCAATTAGCCCTGTAACTGCATCGAGTGAAATTTTAAAAGCCTTGAAACTTCGCGCAGAAGACAGCTTTGCAGGCCAAGATATTTTAGGTGCGGTTATTACTGTGCCAGCGTATTTTGATGATGCACAGCGCCAAAGTACTA includes the following:
- the iscU gene encoding Fe-S cluster assembly scaffold IscU — protein: MAYSDKVIDHVENPRNVGVLDKNDPSVATGMVGAPACGDVMKLQIKVSPEGVIEDAKFKTYGCGSAIASSSLVTEWVKGKTLDEAATIKNTDISAELELPPVKIHCSILAEDAIQAAIADYKSKQAK
- the iscA gene encoding iron-sulfur cluster assembly protein IscA, with the translated sequence MAVTLTDAAANRVESFLANRGKGIGLRVGIKTTGCSGLAYVLEFVDDLAEGDEIFESRGVKVIVDAKSLVYIDGTELDYTKEGLNEGFKFNNPNQADECGCGESFTV
- the hscB gene encoding co-chaperone HscB produces the protein MRYFELFAIPVDYNIDLATINKHYLELQRAVHPDRHASSSSRDKLLAVQNAAEINDALQTLKHPVKRAEYMLSELGVDIRAEQQTLQDPHFLMQQMELREELEELENAADPDAAIAQFETQIRQLDKQYSRELAEQLASNDEQQWQAAADNIRKLKFVYKLQDELERIEDSLFDD